The nucleotide window CAATCTTCTATATAATTATCATCAAAACTAAAAATCACGCCGGGCTGTATTTTCTTTTTTACTGGCTTTACTACAACCTTCTTTGCTTTCCCTTCAGGCGTTTTTCCTTCAGGGTACATTTTAACGGCTAGCACAACAGTTGTAACAGCTACAATGATTATCGATAGTATTCCTTTTACGGATAGAGGCTTCTTCATGAAAAATTACTAATTATTGCTTATAAAAATAGTTGTATTTTTTATACTTCCAAAAAAAAGTCCAAAATTCAACAGCTTAAAGCTTATAGTCACAAAATCAAACTGTTTTTCGGTAATTTAAAATTGCCCAAAGGTTGAAAAATAATGCAAAACAGAATAAGGCTATAAATTGTGTTCCCAATTCTGTTATACCGCTTCCTTTGAGGTAAACCAGGCGCATTACCTGCATAAAATATTTCAACGGATTAAAAACAGTGATGTACTGCGCCCATTCGGCCATACTGTTAACAGGGGTGAACAAACCGCTCATCAATATCAAAATCAGCATAAAAAAATACATCACAAACATCGCCTGCTGCATCGTATTGGAATAATTGGAAATCACCAATCCAAAACCCGAAATCCCCAAAATATAAAGTGCAGCAAAAAAATAAATGGTTCCTAAACTCCCTGCCGGAATCAAACCATAAACCAGGAAAGCCACACCGAATGCTATCGTAAGCACCGCAAATCCCATAATCCAGTACGGCAGTAATTTTGAAAGTATAAAAACAAACTTCGGAATCGGAGTCACATTAATCTGTTCCATAGTTCCTGCCTCTTTCTCACCTACAATATTCAGCGCCGGAAGAAAACCACAAAGCATCGTCAAAACCATAACCATCAAGGCGGGAATCATATAAATTTTATAACTCAAATGCGGATTAAACCGGTTTTGGGAAATAATTTCTATAGCTGGAAACTTTGCTGATGCTGTGGATTGAACCCATTTCTCGCGCACTTCCGAAGAAAAATCAGTGACAATTCCCGTAAGATAAGCACTGCCCAATCCTCCTTTTGTACCATTAACCGAATTCGCCGAAATCAACAAATGTGCTGCCTGTTCCCGAACCAAATCTTTTTCAAAATTGGCTGGGATTTCCAAAATAATATCGGCTTCGTCCATTTCAATCTGATTCAGTGCTTTTTTTGAATTTCCGGCAATTGAAGTCAGTTTGTAGTAACCCGAAGAAATTACTTTCTGCACCAGTTGGTTGGAATAATCACTGTGATCATTATCAACTACACACAGATTTATGTTTTTTATCTCAAAATTGGCCGCAAGCGGAAATACCAGCAACACCATTACCGGAAACATTAATATCGTCCGGGGCAGGAATTTATTGCGAAAAATCTGCTTGAATTCTTTTTCTAATAAAAACTTTATCATTACTCTAACCTATTTTTGAAATTCTTCAAACTAATACTGACAATAATAACAACCATAGAACCGAGTATTATCAGTTCTTTATAAATAGACGAAACACCAGTTCCTTTAATCATAATGTCTTTTACGGCTATGATATACCATTTTGCCGGAATAATATTGGACAAAAACTGCAAAGGCAAAGGCATATTTTCGACAGGAAAAATCATCCCGGAAAGTAACATTATCGGCATCATAAAAATCATTCCCGAAATCAGCATAGCCGCCATTTGTGTTTGTGTAACCGTAGAAACCAGCAATCCCAACGACAAGGCAACAAAAACAAAAAGTATCGAAAGCACTACCAGCCAAAACAAACTTCCGGCAACCGGAACACCCAAAACATAAACCGCCAACAAAAGCACCGAAACCGTGTTGACACAAGACAACATAAAATAAGGAACCGCTTTGGCAAGAATGATATAAATAGGCTTCAGAGGCGAAACAAGCAACACTTCCATCGTGCCCATTTCTTTTTCACGAACAATCGCAATCGAAGTCATCATCGCACAAATCAGCATCATGATAAGCCCCAAAACACCCGGAACAAAATTATAAGCATCTTTCATCTGTGGGTTATAAAGCATTTTCACGTCGGGTAAAATCTGAAACGGAACTTTCATTCCCTGCATCAAATCCTGCTGATAATCCATGATAATTGAACGTGCATAATTGGTCACCGCAGTGGCCGTATTCGGGTCGGTCGCATCGGCAATTAACTGCACATGACCATTGCCCGAATGAAACAGATTAGTCTCAAAATTTTCGTCAAAAACCATAATTAACCCAATCTCTCCTTCCCGAAATTCATGTTCAATTTCGGCCGGATCATTCAAATATTTGGCAACTTCGAAATACCGACTCGAATTAACCCGCTCAATTATTTTTCTGGAAGCAATACTTTTCGAAGGGTCATAAACGGCTACTTTAGAATTTTTGACCTCGGTGGTAATCGCAAATCCAAAGAGAAGAATTTGCATAATTGGCATTCCCAAAAGCAGCAACATCGTTCGCAAATCGCGAAAAATATGCAGAAATTCCTTTTTTACAAATGACAAAAATTGTTTCATAATATTCCTTTTTTGGAGCAGAACATTTGTGTTTTTTACAAGTTCCCTCCCGCTTTTCGCTACAATCTTGCGGGCTGAACCCCAGCCCACAATTATTTTCGCTTCAATCGGGGCTAAAGATCGACTTTCCGCTTTTTTAGAATAATCATCGCGTAATCAAATTAATTTGTGAAAATTTGTGTAATCAGTGGCTAAAAAATCAATCCCCTTTCCGAATTGCTTTTCTCGCCAATTCCTGAAAGACCCCATCCATATCACTCGCACCATATTTCAACTTAAGATTCTTCGGTGTATCCAAAGCACTAATTTTTCCATCAACCATAATCGAAACCCGATTACAATATTCGGCTTCGTCCATATAATGTGTCGTCACAAAAACAGTTATTCCTCTCGCTGAAGCCTCATAAATAAGTTCCCAAAACTGTCTCCGAATCATTGGGTCCACACCTCCTGTGGGTTCATCGAGAAAAACAATTTTCGGATTATGAAAAATCGAAACCGAAAACGCCAGCTTTTGTTTCCATCCCAAAGGAAGGGCCTTTACCAAAGTATTCTTCTCCGATTCAAAATTCAAAGTACACAACAACTCATCTGTTTTTGAACGAATTTCCTTTTCACCCATTCCGTAAATACCCGCAAACAACCGTATATTTTCCCAAACCTTTAAATCATTATAAAGCGAAAACTTCTGGCTCATATAACCAATATTCCTTTTGATTTGTTCTGGGTCTTTATGAATATCAAAACCGGCTACAGTTCCATTGCCCGACGTAGGTTTGCTCAAACCACAAAGCATACGGATAGCTGTTGTTTTTCCGGCTCCGTTTGCACCAAGAAAACCAAAAATTTCTCCTTGATTTACATCAAAAGTTACATCATCTACAGCCGTAAAATCACCAAAACGCTTCACCAGATTATTTACCTTAATCGCTTTCATTTAAACTTAAAAATAAAATTAACCACATAGAAACATAGATTTTTAACTGATAAATTTTAAGAACAAATAGAAAATAGCCCTATTTTTTCACATAGATAACCTATGCGAAAAGTTTAACGCCTATCAAACTCTTTTTAACCAAAAGAAATTCTATGTCTCTATGTGGTAAAAACATTTTCATTTACATAATTAAACCCCAAAATTCATATAACAATCTTCAATTCTGGGTTGAGTTTCTTGAATGTGAATATTTGTATGCCCTTTTTCAGCCAAAAAAGCTTCAAATTCGTTGATTGAAACCTCTGCCGTTTTGAAAGTAACATGATGCGAATCACCAAAAGCAAAACAGGATTTCACATTTGGAAACAGTCTTATGTCTTTCAATAATTGGTACATATCATTACTCTGAACCGACCAAAGTGCCATCCCAAACTGATTCACCATATTTTCGGGCGTATCAATTTTCAATAGTTGACCGTCCGAAATTAAGGCGATACGGTCACACAAAGTCGCCTCATCCATATAAGGCGTGGAAACCAAAATAGTAATTCCCTCCTTTTTTAATTTTTGAAGCATTTGCCAAAACTCTTTTCTCGAAACCGGATCGACACCAGTCGTAGGTTCATCAAGAAACAACACCGAAGGTTTATGAATTAAGGCACAGGATAAAGCCAACTTTTGCTTCATTCCTCCCGAAAGCGCACCTGTTTTACGTTTTTTGAAAGGTTCTATTTGCTGGTAAATGTCTTTTATCAAATCATAATTTTCTTCGACCGTGGTATTAAAAACAGTAGCAAAAAAATTCAGGTTTTCTTCGACTGTCAAATCCTGATAGAGTGAAAACCGTCCCGGCATATACCCTACTCTTTCTCTGATTGCTTTATAATCTTTAACAACATCAAAACCATCCACCGATGCATTTCCAGAATCGGGTTTCAAAAGTGTGGTTAAGATTCGGAAAATAGTTGTCTTCCCTGCTCCGTCAGGACCAATCAACCCGAATATTTCGCTTCTATTCACCTGAAAAGAAACATCTTTTACAGCCGATACTTTTCCGTTTCCATACGATTTATTGATATGGTTTACGTCAATGGGAATGCTATTTTCCTTACTGTCCATCAAAATATTTTTTATCAAAAAACAACATCACCATACATTCCAATTTTCAGAGCTCCATCATTTTTTACTTTAATTTTTACGGCATAAACCAGATTGGCTCTTTCGTCTTTCGTTTGAATGGTTTTAGGAGTAAATTCGGCTTTGCTGTTTATCCATTCCACCGTTCCGGAATACGCTTTTGATCCGCCGTTTTCAGTATCAACATTAACTTTTACAGCATCTCCAATTTTTATTTTAGCAAATTGCGAAGCGGTAATATAAGCTCTCAATTTTAGCGTGGACAAATCGGCTATTTTGTAAATGGGTTTTCCTATGGTTGCCATTTCGTACTCATTAGCATACTTGGTCAATACCGTTCCCGAAACAGGATTGGTGATATTGCATTTTTTAAGCTGATCCTCTACCTGCTCCATTTGTATGCCAACAGTTCCGCTTTGCGCATTGAGATTATTCGTTGTAGTACCTAACTGGCTTCTCAAAGCATCTATTTTAGATTGGATAATAGCTATTCTGGAATTCGCATCGTCGAGCTGTTTTTGCGAAGCAACCTCCCCTTTCACTAAATTTTCGATTCGTTTTTTGTCTTTCACTGCATTTTCTAGTTCTTTCTGCAAAGATTCGATTTGTATTTTACTATCAGGACGTCCCGACAAAATAGCCTTTCCACTTTGCTTCAACTGCATTTTGGTCAAGTGCAATTGAGTGCTATCAATAGAACCTATCTTTTGTCCTTTTTCTAATTGGTCACCTTCATTAATTTTCAGTTTCAAAATTTTCCCATTGGCTTCAGCCGACACAATTGTTTCGGTCGCTTCAAAAGTTCCTGAAGCTTCGTTGGCTTTTTCACCATTTCCACAAGAAGAAAGTGCAATGTAAATAGCCAAAACACTTGTTTTATAAAAATTGAACTTCATTTTTATAGAATTAAAATTAATTACCGCTTATCGTTTTGTAGTTGTAAATGCTCATCAACAATTGTACATTATGCAACGCTTGATTACCAATCGCTTCGTTCTCTTTGTTCATAGAAGAAAGTAAATCACTCATGGAGCAAATTCCGTTGTCATACATTAGCTGTTTTGATTTTTTGATATTGACTTTCAGTTTAATGATTTCGTCATCTTTGGCAATAATAGCTTTTTGCTTTTCGATGTCGCTATTGGCTTGTGTCAATTGTAGTTTATTGTTAAACAAAAAAACATCCTGCTGATTCGTTATTTTTTCCATCTCGATCTTCTCCAAATCCTTATTGTTTTTGCTTTTATAAAGACCTTCCGTATTCCATGAAACGTTCAATCCGGCCAAAGCCAATCCATTGAACTTTGACTGACCAAAACTCAATCCAGGCTGAATAAGAACTCCAGCTCCAATCAAACCGACTTTAGGCATCAGCGAAACTTCATTAAAACCTGAACGGGATTCAATCAATTTTAACTGATAGGAATACAAATTCATTTCAGGCCTGTTATTGTTGAGATTGTTTACCGACTCAGACACCATAGGCTTCTCAAGCCTTACATTTTCATCAAGCTTTTCTCCAATTAAATAAGATAACATTTGGACATAACCTTTTCGGGTATAATTGAACTCAATTTTTTTCTGTTCCAAATTCAACATTTCGGCTTTTACCTCATCAACATCTGATGAATAAGCCAATCCATTTTCCTTTGAAAGCCGAACTTTTTTAAGCCCCAATTTCAATTCTTCGTTAAGAATGTCCAAGTGTTTGTTTTGTTCATCAATCAACAAAACCCCAAAAAACAATTGGTTCACGCGTTCGCGAATGGAATACAACGAAACATCCACACTTGACTTTTCGACCTCAGCAGTTGATTTTGCAATTTCTTTTTGTGTACGTGTAGCGCCGCCGTCCCAAATGATTTGGTTAACCTGTGCAATCCCTATAAACTGAGCTTTATTGGGATCTCCCGAACTGGAGCCGGGTGACGAAAATTCGGGTAAACCAGCGAAAATATATCCGCCAATTCCCGTTACACTTACCTGTGGCAAATAGGCTTTATTGGCATTGGAAATAGTATATTCAGATGACTTCGCAATCAAGTCATATTGTTTGATTAACGGATAATTTGCTTTCGCTTTTTCCTGACAACCATCGATGGTTATTTGTCCTTTTGCAGTACTTAAACCGAAAATCAAAAAAAATAGCAAGAATTGTTTCATTTAATTTACCTGTTTAAAACTTACATTTCAAGAAATTTATTTGCCCATAGCATAAGTAATCCCGCCTAGAATATGTTGCAAGAAAAGTGGATCGCTATAGCTTTCGTTCGTATGCCCCAAAGCGGTGTAAAAAACCCTGCCTCCGCCGTATTCATGATACCAAGCCATAGGGTGATTGTCTCCATTTTTTCCCCCAGTATATGACGATTCATCAATTTTCAGAAGTACATTTACATCAGGGTTCAAATCTTTGAAATTATACCATTCGTCAAATCGTTCCCAAATTACAGGAAGATGGCGCGTAGATAAATGGTCTTTATTCACAACTACCAATTTGGCTATTTGCGGTTTTGGATGCGATACGAAATAACCACCAACCATTTTTCCAAACCAAGGCCAATCGAATTCGCAATCAGAAGCAGAATGGATTCCCACAAAACCTTTGTCTTTTTTCATAAATTCCTGCAATGCCAATTCTTCATTTTTTCCTAAAATAGTACCGGTGGTGTTCAAAAAAATAATAACCTGATACTGATTTAAATTTTTAGTATTTATGGCCAATGAATCTTCGGTAGCATCGACTAAAAAATGATTTTCGACTCCCAATTTCTTTATCGCAGCGATGCCAGCCGGAATACTTTCGTGTCTCCAACCGTTGGTTTTTGAAAAAATCAGGACTTTTTTGGGTTTTGCAACGGAAATCTCTTTATCATTTTTTTGATAAAAAGACACTAAAAAAAAGCTGATTACAGCTAGTATTGAAGATAAAAGAACATTTTTTGATTTGGGTGTTATGGTCATAATTTAGGTTAGTTTTTATTATGTTAATATACTAAAATAATTGATTCGATCAGCTTAGTCCATTTTTGAAAACATTTTCCTTTTAGTAGACAAAAAATGAATTGGTTTTTTGTATTTTTATAGCATAACGAAATCCAATTTCTATAATTTAAATACTATTTTTAATCATTTGATCTAATTAAAACAAATGAAAAATAGATTGACAATTACAAAACCAACAATTATGACACAAAAAAGCTTTAACGAGTGGTTAGACAAAATATCAAAAACCGAAAAACCAAGCGATGAAATTCTAGCCTATTATTTTGGAATACTCGAAACGACTAATGGTTATGAAACCTACCTAGTTGGTTCGAAGGAGTTTCACGAAGATGATGAAGATTGGGCTTGCAATACCGATTTTGTGCCGGCTGATAAATATCTGAAACTCGGACAAGCAGAAACAGACTGGAAACAAATCCTTGATCAAGTAAAAAATCATATTGAAAACTATACTCAAACAGAAAATTTCAAAAATAGTTTTCTAAGAAAAGCTAAAGCAATAGCGACAGGTTTTGACAGTGGAGATCTCCATATAATAAGGTAATATCCACTGGCTAATTAAACATAAATATTCTACAATTCTAAACAATCCCCCCTAAAACTAAACAAAATGGACAAAAAACACTTCGTACTGCATTTACTTCCATCACGACCTGATTTTGCAAAAACAATGAGCGAAGAAGAACTTGCAATAATGCAAGACCACATTGCTTATTGGATGGATCTTATGAACAAAGGAAAAGTATTGGCGTTTGGCCCAGTGCTAGACCCAAAAGAAGTTTACGGCCTCGGAATAGTTGAGGTGGACAGCGAGGAAGAAGTACAAGAATTCATTGCCAATGACCCCGCCGGAAAGATAAACAAATATGAATACCATCTTATGAACGCAGTTGTGCCAAAAACACACGCGAACTAAAAAAGAAAAAGTTCCGCTGCAAACGGAACTTTTTCTTTTATTGTCCTTTCCACACAGACGTTACGGATTAAACAGATTTACTTTAATTGATGTAGTTAAAAGTAGATTTTGGTTTTTAAAGACTACAAAAAGGAGCATATCCTTTCAGTTTATACGAAATTCCCATCTCCAATCCTCTCAATTCGGCCAATCCTTTTAGCCTTCCTACTAACGAATAACCAGGATATTGCTCTTTCCCATCTTCGATTGAATGAAGGAAACCGTGATCGGGACGCATTGGCAAACTGAGGTTTCTTTTCTGCATCAGCAGAATCAATTTCTCCATAATACTTTCCATCGGATTATCACCGTTAAGATGTTCCGATTCCCTGAAAACAGTTGTACTGTCTCTTGCTACATTTCTCAAATGCAAAAAGTGGATTCGGTCTCCGAAATCATCTATTATTTTTTCCAAATCATTATTCGGGTCTGCACCCAATGAACCTGTACAATAGCAAAGTCCATTTGCATTTATAGGCACGGCTTTGAATATTTTTTTCAAATCAGCTTCTGTGCAAACAATCCTTGGCAAACCCATAACCGAAAACGGCGGATCATCAGGATGTATTGCTAGTTTCACTTCCAATTCTTCAGCAACCGGAGCTACTTCCGACAAGAAATAAATCAGGTTTTCTCTTAATTTGTTATTGTCAATATGCTTATAATTGTCCAGCAAAGCCAAAATCTGTTCTGCTGTAAAATTAATTTTACTTCCTGGCAATCCAAGCAACACATTTTTAAACAATAAATCTTTCTCAGCTTGACTAAGTTGGTTTCCGTAATCAAGCGCAATTTGTTTTTCTTCCTCCGAATAATCATTTTCAACATTTGGTCTTTTCAATAAATAAAGATCAAAATAATTGAAGGCAATTTGGTTATAAAGCAACGCTTTCGAACCATCAGGATTTTCAAAAGCATGATTGGTTCGCACCCAGTCCAAAATCGGCATGAAATTATATGTCACCACCTTGATACCGCACTCTGCCACATTCCTCAAACTGATTTTATAGTTTTCTATATATTGCAAATAGTTTCCGTTGGCTTTTTTGATATCTTCATGAACAGGTAAACTTTCGATTACAGTCCATTCCATTCCCGCCTTCCTAACAATTTCCTGACGCTCTTTAATGGCATCAACTGTCCAAATTTCACCAACCGGAATTTCGTGTAGCGCAGTTACAATTCCCGTAACACCACATTGTCTGATATCTCTCAAAGCGATGGCATCATTAGGCCCGAACCATCGCATTGTTTGTTCCATTTTAATCATTCTGATCTCTATTATTAAAATCCTATACTGTTTCCGCCATCAACCGGAAGAACAGTTCCCGTTACATACTTAGATTCGCTGGTAGCAAAATAATAAGCCGCATCAGCAATATCATCCGGTTCTCCCAAAGTCCCCATCGGCGTTCTTCCAAGCACTTTATTTTTTCTTTCAGGATCGGAGTCCAAAGCTTTGGCAGACATTTTAGTCTTGATAAAACCGGGAGCAATACAGTTCACTCGAACACCAAATTGCGCCAATTCAACCGCCATTGCTCTTGTCATTATCTCAATTGCACCTTTACTTGCCGAGTAAGCAATCACACGTGGAATACCGTATTGCGAAGCCATCGAACTGATATTGATAATACTTCCTCCTCCATTATTTTTCATCACTTTAACCACTTCCCTGCTTACAGCAAAAACACTTTTCACATTAGTATGAATAATCGATTCAAAATCGGCATCAGTAACTTCCAGAAAATCTTTTTTAAGATTGATTCCCGCATTGTTAACCAAAATATCAATGTTTCCATCTTTGGCTAAATCAGTGATCATGGCAGGAATTGCATCCAAATTATTCAAATCAAAAATCACCGGAATTGCATTTGGACCGATTTCGGCACAGGCATCTTCCGTTTTTTCTTTTGTTCTCCCTATGATGAAAGTCTTTATTCCGTTATCACAAAATTTCTTTGCTGTTGCAAACCCTAATCCGGAATTTCCTCCCGTTACAATTGCCCTTTTTGTATTCATTCTTCTTTGAAAAATTTATTCGTTTATTTGTTTGATAGTTTCATTAATCTGATTAATTATTCCCTGGTGCAAATGGAAATTTCAATGACTGAAAATACTCCAATGTCTGTGTTGGTTTTTCAACTCCCTGCGGTAATTCTTTCCCTGAAAATTGTTGGAAGTACAACAAACAAGCATCCCTCCACCATCTGGCTTCTTTGTATTGAATACCCAATAACATTTTCACTTCATTGAATCGTTGTTCATCAACATATTTCCCCATTTTATCCCAAGTGGAAGCCATTGTTTTTACCTCATCAACTCCCTCTTGATATTTCAATGCCATTCCGTTCCAAAGCGTTTGTCCATTACTTAATTTATAATCCCAAGGCAAATGATGAAACCACAATAGCTCCTTCTCAGGGCAAGTAGTAACATCATCAAACATTTTACCTACTTCAGATGCGTATTGACCAGTTGCATTACTTCCTGATTTGGAACGGTCAAAACCGATTCCGTTTTTATCTGCTTTGTGGTAATAAACCGGATTCCATTCAGGGCGAGATAAGTTACTTACCCAAGGTCCAGGCCCATAATGATGCCCTGTGTCCATAATATGATGTAATCCTAACGGTGTCATGTAATTCACTACCGCTTCTCTGGAATTCAGCATCATTTGCTTTATAGGTTCAACAAAATTTTTATCGTTTGAAAAAGTCGAACGCAACCAATCTTCGGCGATCAAACCCGAATCCAAATAAGGATTCCAAGCCAACCTTCCATAGCCGTACCAATTTGCCTGCGCAAATGGATGTCCCGTCCAATTCAAATCACTGCCGATATTGGCAACTCCAGCAATTCCAGATATTTTATGGTTTTCCAATGAACCATCAATTATTTTCGCAACTGTAGAACCTTTTCCTTTACAATAGGTATCTGATTCCAAAACTTCCTGAAAGAGTTTTGGCAGAAAAACCAAATGACTGCTAAAACCTAAATATTCCTGGGTAATCTGAAATTCCATCATTAAAGGTGTTTTTGGCATTGCCCCAAACATCGGGTGGAAAGGTTCTCTGGGCTGAAAATCGATAGCACCATTTTTCACCTGAACAATAACATTATCCCTGAATTTCCCTTCATAAGGAACAAATTCGCTATACGCTTGTTTTGCTCTGTCATCGACATCATGCTCCGAATACACAAAAGCCCTCCACATCACTATTCCGCCGAAAGGAGCCAACGCATCGGCCAGCATATTCGCACCATCAACGTGGTTTCTGCCATAATTTTGTGGTCCAGGCTGTCCTTCTGAATTTGCTTTTACAAGAAATCCACCAAAATCAGGAATTCTTTTGTAGATTTCTTTAACCTTTTCTTTCCACCAATTAATTACATCAGCATCATAAGGATCGGCTGTTTTTAATTTTCCAATTTCAATTGGAGCAGAAAATCTCGCGGTCAAATACACCTTGATTCCATAAGGTCTGAAAGTATTCGCTAATGCTTCCACTTTTTCCAGATATTGTGGTGTCAATATTATGGCATTGGCATTTACATTATTCAAAACCGTTCCGTTGATTCCAATCGAAGCATTTGCCCGAGCGTAATCGATATAACGCTGATCTATAAAATCAGGTAATTTTTGCCAGTTCCAAAGCGACGAACCTGCGTAACCGCGCTCAACTGTTCCATTCAAATTATCCCAATGATTCAGCATTCGGATATTTATTTTGGGAGAATCAACAATATTTATATTTGTAATAGATTTATTGGTTTGGATAAGTCTTAAAAAATAAAAAACACCATATAAAACACCAACATCGGTTTTTGCAGTAATTACAATTTGCTCATTTTCTTTGGAGCCAATTGTTTTTATGATGTAGCCTTCGTTATTGATTTGCTCAAACTCTTTTTTTAGTTTTTGCTGAGTAGCTTCATCTAGAGAAGATTTGGAACCAAAAACCAGAATACTTTGAGCATTTTGATTTTGCTGAATTTCAATTTTCATTCCCAATAAACCGGAAAGTCCTTGCTGTAATTCTTCTGTAGCAAGCTGAATTGTTTTGGAATTTCCCAAAGCGGCAATTCCTTTTATTTTTGATGAATACCCCGAGAGCAATTCCTTATTTTCTATTTTATCATATCGAAGCCATAACTTGTAATCCTGCTGTCCTGATACATTCAAGGAAAACATGAAAACAGTCAGTATTAACAGAAAATACATTTTTGGAAAGCTCTTCATATTTTGGATAATTTATTTTTTTTGCAATCGGTTGCGTAAAAGTATAACATTGAAAAATAATAAAAAAATTTTTCATTATTTTTTTCATATTCATAAAAAACAAATCAAATCAAAAACAAAAAATCAACAATCAATACTGTTTTACAAAAAAGACAGGTTTTCTTATTTGTATTCTGATTCACTTCAAAGATTCTTCATAGCAGCAATTTGAAACTCATTTTCTTTGAAATATTGATGCATTCTTTTTCAAACTCATCTGAAGTAGAATAGTCAGGA belongs to Flavobacterium aquiphilum and includes:
- the uxuA gene encoding mannonate dehydratase; its protein translation is MEQTMRWFGPNDAIALRDIRQCGVTGIVTALHEIPVGEIWTVDAIKERQEIVRKAGMEWTVIESLPVHEDIKKANGNYLQYIENYKISLRNVAECGIKVVTYNFMPILDWVRTNHAFENPDGSKALLYNQIAFNYFDLYLLKRPNVENDYSEEEKQIALDYGNQLSQAEKDLLFKNVLLGLPGSKINFTAEQILALLDNYKHIDNNKLRENLIYFLSEVAPVAEELEVKLAIHPDDPPFSVMGLPRIVCTEADLKKIFKAVPINANGLCYCTGSLGADPNNDLEKIIDDFGDRIHFLHLRNVARDSTTVFRESEHLNGDNPMESIMEKLILLMQKRNLSLPMRPDHGFLHSIEDGKEQYPGYSLVGRLKGLAELRGLEMGISYKLKGYAPFCSL
- a CDS encoding SDR family NAD(P)-dependent oxidoreductase, encoding MNTKRAIVTGGNSGLGFATAKKFCDNGIKTFIIGRTKEKTEDACAEIGPNAIPVIFDLNNLDAIPAMITDLAKDGNIDILVNNAGINLKKDFLEVTDADFESIIHTNVKSVFAVSREVVKVMKNNGGGSIINISSMASQYGIPRVIAYSASKGAIEIMTRAMAVELAQFGVRVNCIAPGFIKTKMSAKALDSDPERKNKVLGRTPMGTLGEPDDIADAAYYFATSESKYVTGTVLPVDGGNSIGF
- a CDS encoding alpha-glucuronidase family glycosyl hydrolase, which translates into the protein MYFLLILTVFMFSLNVSGQQDYKLWLRYDKIENKELLSGYSSKIKGIAALGNSKTIQLATEELQQGLSGLLGMKIEIQQNQNAQSILVFGSKSSLDEATQQKLKKEFEQINNEGYIIKTIGSKENEQIVITAKTDVGVLYGVFYFLRLIQTNKSITNINIVDSPKINIRMLNHWDNLNGTVERGYAGSSLWNWQKLPDFIDQRYIDYARANASIGINGTVLNNVNANAIILTPQYLEKVEALANTFRPYGIKVYLTARFSAPIEIGKLKTADPYDADVINWWKEKVKEIYKRIPDFGGFLVKANSEGQPGPQNYGRNHVDGANMLADALAPFGGIVMWRAFVYSEHDVDDRAKQAYSEFVPYEGKFRDNVIVQVKNGAIDFQPREPFHPMFGAMPKTPLMMEFQITQEYLGFSSHLVFLPKLFQEVLESDTYCKGKGSTVAKIIDGSLENHKISGIAGVANIGSDLNWTGHPFAQANWYGYGRLAWNPYLDSGLIAEDWLRSTFSNDKNFVEPIKQMMLNSREAVVNYMTPLGLHHIMDTGHHYGPGPWVSNLSRPEWNPVYYHKADKNGIGFDRSKSGSNATGQYASEVGKMFDDVTTCPEKELLWFHHLPWDYKLSNGQTLWNGMALKYQEGVDEVKTMASTWDKMGKYVDEQRFNEVKMLLGIQYKEARWWRDACLLYFQQFSGKELPQGVEKPTQTLEYFQSLKFPFAPGNN